One part of the Engraulis encrasicolus isolate BLACKSEA-1 chromosome 17, IST_EnEncr_1.0, whole genome shotgun sequence genome encodes these proteins:
- the armc7 gene encoding armadillo repeat-containing protein 7, whose protein sequence is MASRGSGSDRFEYLQNLVTEFQDTDSEEAKEQVLANLANFAYDPQNMEDLIRLQVTELFLDMLTEENENFVEFGIGGLCNMSMEREARDEILRSGGVDLVKNCLSSRRDETVLSAITTLMNLTTPSSRSQTADEAVVQCMVRLSLSDNARMCNLATVFLEDYCPDEQVKRARETIRDGQSQTALGIPLPQRSNR, encoded by the exons ATGGCATCCAGAGGTAGTGGTTCTGACCGGTTTGAGTATCTGCAGAACCTTGTGACAGAATTTCAGGACACCGACAGTGAAG AGGCAAAAGAGCAAGTTTTAGCCAACCTGGCTAACTTTGCTTACGACCCCCAAAATATGGAAGACTTGATAAGACTGCAAGTAACAGAGCTTTTCTTGGATATGCTCACGGAGGAAAACGAAAATTTCGTCGAATTTGGTATTG GTGGTTTGTGCAACATGAGCATGGAACGCGAGGCCCGCGACGAGATCCTCCGCAGCGGTGGCGTCGACCTGGTGAAGAACTGTCTGTCCAGTCGGCGAGACGAGACGGTGCTGTCCGCCATCACAACCCTGATGAACCTTACCACACCGAGCTCCCGCAGCCAAACCGCCGACGAGGCGGTGGTGCAGTGCATGGTGCGCCTGTCGCTCTCTGATAACGCTCGCATGTGCAACCTGGCCACTGTTTTCTTGGAGGATTATTGTCCCGACGAACAAGTGAAGCGTGCCAGAGAGACCATCAGAGACGGGCAGTCCCAGACAGCGCTTGGAATACCGCTTCCCCAGAGATCCAACAGATGA